In Nitrospirota bacterium, a genomic segment contains:
- a CDS encoding DUF2442 domain-containing protein: MTTSAVEMAVPNAERIMMTEDTLSVDLSDGRTISVPLAWFPRLLHATPAEKKNWRLIGKGQGVHWEDIDEDISVEGLLAGRRSGESQNSFKKWLERKTAR, from the coding sequence ATGACTACTTCGGCGGTTGAAATGGCGGTTCCAAATGCAGAACGCATAATGATGACTGAGGACACGCTGAGTGTCGATCTGAGCGACGGCAGGACGATCTCCGTGCCACTGGCCTGGTTTCCGCGGCTTTTACATGCGACGCCGGCGGAGAAAAAGAATTGGCGATTGATCGGAAAAGGACAGGGTGTTCACTGGGAAGATATTGATGAGGACATCAGCGTTGAAGGTCTGCTTGCCGGCAGGCGATCCGGTGAAAGCCAGAATTCTTTCAAAAAATGGTTGGAACGGAAGACCGCCCGTTAA
- a CDS encoding MltA domain-containing protein, giving the protein MNKTILTFLALLFLFACARPPVTVTRPDNSLARLSSWQSIAPRDDSGFKDVAAAARQSLEYYKKLPQDTVFFLGPDKASTLDMAVTLQNFLLIVENDSLTADQKVERIKNDFTLYRAVGSDGNGKVLFTGYYEPMLSCRLARDETFRFPLYRRPDDIIEIDLTPFGEGFLRTKLFGRLDNRKVVPYYSREEIDQKEMLAGKDLEIMWCSDIVDIHFLQVQGSGKVDLGDGNILSVLYDGTNGWPYKGIGRYLIDTGAMTRENMSMQAIREYLRTHPDQLTTVLNQNPSYVFFRLDTGPSIGNIGVPLTPGRSIATDSRMFPKGALAFIAAQKPVIENNVITKWVPFSRFVLNQDTGGAIKGAGRADVFFGHGPDAELTAGNLQHEGELYFLMRKK; this is encoded by the coding sequence ATGAATAAAACGATCCTGACATTCCTTGCCCTTCTCTTCCTGTTCGCCTGCGCCAGGCCGCCGGTGACGGTAACGAGGCCGGACAACTCTTTGGCGCGTCTGTCGTCGTGGCAATCGATCGCGCCTCGTGACGATAGCGGGTTCAAGGATGTCGCCGCTGCAGCTCGCCAGAGCCTGGAGTATTACAAGAAGCTTCCGCAGGACACGGTGTTCTTTCTGGGGCCTGATAAGGCAAGCACCCTCGACATGGCCGTAACGCTCCAGAACTTTCTCCTTATCGTCGAGAACGATTCATTGACCGCTGATCAAAAGGTGGAGCGCATCAAGAACGATTTTACGCTCTACCGCGCCGTCGGGTCCGATGGAAACGGCAAGGTGCTCTTCACCGGCTACTATGAGCCGATGCTCTCCTGCCGTCTTGCTCGTGACGAGACCTTCCGGTTTCCGCTGTATCGAAGACCCGATGATATCATCGAGATCGACCTGACACCGTTTGGGGAGGGGTTCCTCAGGACCAAGCTCTTCGGCAGGCTTGACAACAGGAAGGTCGTCCCCTATTACTCCCGCGAAGAGATCGACCAGAAAGAGATGCTCGCCGGCAAGGACCTTGAGATCATGTGGTGCTCCGACATCGTTGACATCCATTTCCTTCAGGTGCAGGGTTCGGGCAAGGTGGACCTGGGTGACGGGAACATCCTGAGCGTATTGTACGACGGTACGAACGGCTGGCCGTACAAGGGCATCGGCAGATATTTGATCGATACCGGGGCCATGACCAGGGAGAACATGTCCATGCAGGCGATACGGGAGTATCTGCGGACCCATCCAGACCAGCTCACCACGGTCCTGAACCAGAACCCCAGCTACGTCTTCTTCCGCCTCGACACGGGCCCGTCGATCGGCAATATCGGAGTGCCGCTCACGCCGGGCCGGTCCATTGCCACGGACAGCAGGATGTTCCCCAAGGGCGCGTTGGCTTTTATTGCGGCGCAAAAGCCGGTGATCGAGAACAACGTGATCACGAAATGGGTCCCCTTCTCCCGGTTTGTGCTGAACCAGGACACGGGCGGGGCGATCAAGGGGGCTGGCAGGGCGGACGTGTTCTTCGGCCACGGTCCGGATGCGGAATTGACCGCGGGCAACCTCCAGCATGAGGGGGAGTTGTATTTTTTGATGAGAAAAAAGTAG
- a CDS encoding DUF4160 domain-containing protein, translating into MPTVLRIGSHRFFFYAGDKDEPRHIHVERDDNAAKFWLEPIMLHSSSGFNRIEISRIQKMIEENHTRLVEAWNDYFGG; encoded by the coding sequence ATGCCGACCGTTCTAAGGATTGGATCGCATCGTTTTTTCTTTTATGCAGGCGATAAAGATGAACCGAGACATATTCACGTTGAGCGGGACGACAACGCAGCAAAATTCTGGCTTGAACCGATAATGCTTCACAGCAGCAGCGGCTTCAACCGGATTGAAATCAGCCGCATTCAGAAAATGATTGAAGAAAATCATACGCGGCTCGTGGAGGCATGGAATGACTACTTCGGCGGTTGA
- a CDS encoding TolC family protein, whose protein sequence is MKRSQLVLALFLSLLPLTAHALSLEEGLKIITETGRDVQIARSDEDVARGAVSLARSPWRPWVDLYGRETWLRYTPEAKFGPQTVTTSQDQFLAYGVRATQLLYDFGKSSSSIDAAQYGLKAREIMTGRSKNQAALDFIIAYLDLLESEKLLTVATEEVKRYEAHKKDTEARYRAGVITKNEVLQVNVTLADSQQRLLTAENSRSLRESKINSLLLKPLNDAVQPEELKASPAAGLTLDEAWAGAGDSRAVLKEMDAAIAAKEQSIQSTQAEYFPTFYVSGGYEYLENKYLVHQDNWSAIVGVNINLFSGGASSSKIGMARAELRSLKLSRDKLLDTIRLEVKGAYLDLQSSEKKMEVTKTAVEQAEENLRLQRLRYKEGVGTATEVLDAVTLLTTAESNSWKSLYGFKRAEAVLLNAAGRDLVVVYGK, encoded by the coding sequence ATGAAACGATCACAACTTGTCCTTGCCCTTTTCCTCTCCCTGTTGCCGCTCACGGCCCATGCCCTTTCCCTTGAGGAGGGCTTGAAGATCATCACCGAGACGGGGCGGGATGTTCAGATCGCCCGGTCCGATGAGGACGTCGCACGGGGGGCCGTATCGCTTGCGCGTTCCCCCTGGCGCCCCTGGGTTGACCTCTACGGCCGCGAGACATGGCTGAGATATACTCCCGAGGCCAAATTCGGCCCTCAAACGGTCACCACATCGCAGGACCAGTTCCTGGCCTACGGGGTGCGGGCCACGCAGCTGCTGTATGATTTCGGCAAGAGCTCTTCCTCGATCGATGCCGCACAATACGGATTAAAGGCCCGTGAGATCATGACCGGCCGGTCGAAGAACCAGGCGGCCCTGGACTTCATCATCGCGTACCTGGATCTCCTGGAATCGGAGAAACTGCTCACCGTGGCAACGGAAGAAGTGAAGCGGTATGAGGCGCACAAAAAGGACACGGAAGCACGGTATCGCGCGGGCGTCATCACGAAGAACGAAGTACTCCAGGTGAACGTCACGCTCGCCGACTCTCAACAGCGGCTCCTGACCGCGGAGAACTCCCGCTCTCTCAGGGAATCGAAGATCAACAGCCTGCTCTTGAAACCGCTGAACGACGCGGTACAACCCGAGGAACTCAAGGCGAGCCCGGCGGCAGGCCTTACGCTCGACGAGGCATGGGCCGGCGCCGGGGATTCACGTGCCGTGCTGAAGGAAATGGACGCAGCTATCGCGGCGAAGGAACAGAGCATTCAGTCCACGCAGGCGGAATATTTTCCAACGTTCTATGTTTCCGGCGGGTATGAATATCTTGAGAACAAATACCTGGTCCACCAGGACAACTGGTCCGCCATTGTTGGAGTGAACATCAATCTTTTCTCCGGCGGGGCGAGCAGTTCGAAGATCGGGATGGCACGGGCGGAGCTGCGGTCGCTCAAGCTCTCCCGGGACAAACTGCTTGACACGATCCGGCTCGAGGTAAAGGGCGCCTATCTCGACCTCCAGAGCTCGGAGAAAAAAATGGAGGTCACGAAGACCGCGGTCGAACAGGCCGAGGAGAACCTGAGGCTCCAGCGTCTCCGGTACAAGGAAGGCGTGGGCACGGCAACCGAGGTGCTCGATGCCGTGACGCTGTTGACAACCGCGGAATCGAATTCCTGGAAGTCGCTGTACGGATTCAAGCGGGCCGAGGCCGTTCTCCTGAATGCGGCAGGCAGGGACCTGGTGGTCGTGTACGGAAAGTGA
- a CDS encoding DHA2 family efflux MFS transporter permease subunit: MSQTTMTLQHKTSSRGLIAFTVMLPTLIEIIDTSIVNVSLDHIRGSLSAGYDEATWAITAYLVSNAIVIPMAGWLAKLIGRKNYQIASIALFTFSSFMCGSAWSLSSLIFFRVLQGLGGGGLVPISQSILLESFPREKHGQAMAIFGLGAMVGPIVGPLLGGWITDTLSWRWIFYINIPIGILSIIMNVIVIKDPPYMQRQKMKIDYWGLLFLAVGLGSLQFVLDKGESVDWFASNLIITFGVIAVVSLTLLIINEYYSERPIVNLKLFKDRTFTSGATVMFFVFLNLFGSIVLLPIYLQMMMGYTSFYAGLVLGPGGIATLFAMPIVGKFVGKVNPKRFLVFGLSVCALSTYMMSRFNLTTDFWTFVWPRVALGFGMGMTFIPLTTLTLSHIPKERMTEATSMYNLLRNLGGSVGIAMTTTILSRRAQLHQTRLVEHLSPFDPGYAIAHDKMTGFLGQHGLPPAGADGLMYRELIRQSTTLAFTDAFLVICILIVSIIPLVFIMKWSKAPTTGGPPPAH; this comes from the coding sequence ATGAGTCAAACTACAATGACCCTGCAGCACAAGACATCGAGCCGCGGACTGATCGCGTTCACGGTGATGCTTCCCACGCTGATCGAGATCATCGACACCTCGATCGTCAACGTGTCGCTCGATCATATCAGGGGATCGCTCTCCGCCGGCTACGACGAGGCAACGTGGGCCATCACCGCCTACCTCGTTTCCAACGCCATCGTGATCCCCATGGCGGGCTGGCTTGCCAAGCTCATCGGCAGGAAGAACTACCAGATCGCGTCCATCGCCCTGTTTACCTTCAGTTCCTTCATGTGCGGCTCTGCCTGGAGCCTCAGCAGTCTTATCTTCTTCCGCGTGCTTCAGGGCCTCGGCGGAGGCGGTCTCGTCCCGATCAGCCAGTCCATCCTCCTCGAATCCTTTCCCCGGGAAAAGCACGGCCAGGCCATGGCCATTTTCGGTCTCGGAGCCATGGTGGGCCCGATCGTCGGTCCGCTCCTCGGCGGATGGATCACCGATACCCTGTCCTGGCGGTGGATCTTCTATATCAACATCCCCATCGGCATTCTTTCGATCATCATGAACGTCATCGTGATCAAGGACCCGCCGTACATGCAGCGCCAGAAAATGAAGATCGACTACTGGGGGCTCCTGTTCCTTGCCGTCGGGCTCGGATCGCTCCAGTTCGTTCTCGATAAGGGCGAGAGCGTGGACTGGTTCGCGTCCAACCTGATCATCACTTTCGGCGTGATCGCGGTGGTCTCGCTCACCCTTCTCATTATCAACGAATACTACTCCGAACGTCCGATCGTGAACCTGAAATTGTTCAAGGACCGGACGTTTACGAGCGGCGCCACGGTGATGTTCTTCGTGTTCCTGAACCTCTTCGGCAGCATCGTGCTGCTGCCGATCTACCTCCAGATGATGATGGGCTATACGTCGTTCTACGCCGGGCTCGTGCTCGGCCCGGGAGGCATCGCCACCCTGTTCGCCATGCCCATCGTCGGAAAGTTCGTCGGGAAGGTGAACCCGAAGCGCTTTCTCGTCTTCGGCCTGTCCGTCTGCGCGCTCAGCACCTACATGATGTCGCGGTTCAACCTCACGACGGACTTCTGGACCTTTGTCTGGCCCCGCGTGGCGCTGGGATTCGGCATGGGCATGACCTTCATCCCGCTCACCACCCTGACGCTCTCGCATATTCCGAAAGAGAGGATGACCGAGGCGACATCGATGTACAACCTTCTGCGGAATCTGGGAGGAAGCGTGGGCATCGCGATGACCACGACCATTCTCTCGCGCAGGGCGCAGCTCCACCAGACGCGCCTGGTGGAACATCTATCGCCTTTTGATCCGGGCTACGCCATTGCGCATGACAAGATGACCGGGTTCCTGGGCCAACACGGACTGCCGCCTGCCGGCGCCGACGGCCTGATGTACCGGGAGCTGATCAGGCAGTCAACGACCCTCGCCTTCACGGACGCGTTTCTCGTGATCTGCATCCTGATCGTCAGCATCATTCCCCTGGTGTTCATCATGAAATGGTCAAAAGCGCCGACAACAGGCGGACCACCGCCGGCGCATTGA
- a CDS encoding HlyD family secretion protein, with the protein MAEELAGNGQKKKKAFMIVGVIVVIGLIAGYLYSGYRKTHVSTDDAFIDGNIHTISARISGTVKSLYVNSNQQVKKDDLLVDLDPQDYRSRSEAARANLELQRAILRQAERELKRAKALFESKTNSADRYDKAVSTQEIAVSQVKLAEEQLRQAELNLSYTVLRAPADGYATKIAILTGNHIQAGQLLMAIVSLENLTVVANYKETELGRIRPGQEVRLKVDAYPDKVFTGKVDSIMAGTGVSFSLFPAENATGNYVKVVQRIPIKIVLDPGADKDHVLRIGMSVEPTVLAK; encoded by the coding sequence ATGGCAGAAGAACTGGCAGGCAACGGACAGAAAAAGAAAAAAGCCTTTATGATCGTCGGAGTGATCGTGGTCATCGGACTGATCGCAGGGTATCTGTACAGCGGCTATCGCAAGACGCATGTTTCGACCGACGACGCCTTTATCGACGGCAACATCCACACCATCTCGGCGCGGATCAGCGGGACCGTCAAATCACTTTACGTGAACTCCAACCAACAGGTAAAAAAGGACGACCTGCTCGTTGATCTCGACCCGCAGGATTATAGGTCTCGAAGTGAAGCGGCACGGGCGAACCTGGAGCTTCAGCGCGCCATTCTTCGTCAAGCGGAGCGGGAGCTAAAACGAGCCAAGGCTCTGTTTGAAAGCAAGACGAACTCAGCCGACCGATATGATAAAGCTGTTTCGACCCAAGAGATAGCTGTGTCCCAGGTGAAACTTGCCGAAGAGCAGCTCCGTCAGGCTGAATTAAACCTTAGTTATACGGTGCTGAGAGCCCCGGCGGACGGGTATGCTACTAAGATAGCGATCCTGACAGGTAATCATATTCAAGCAGGGCAGCTACTTATGGCCATAGTTTCTCTAGAAAACCTCACAGTTGTAGCAAACTACAAGGAAACCGAGCTTGGGCGCATCCGGCCCGGCCAGGAGGTGAGGCTCAAGGTGGATGCCTACCCCGACAAGGTCTTCACGGGGAAAGTGGACAGTATCATGGCCGGGACCGGGGTGTCCTTTTCTCTCTTCCCGGCTGAGAACGCCACAGGCAACTACGTGAAGGTCGTCCAGCGCATCCCGATCAAGATCGTGCTTGATCCGGGCGCGGACAAGGACCATGTCCTCAGGATCGGAATGTCCGTGGAGCCGACGGTTCTTGCGAAATAA
- a CDS encoding phosphoglycerate kinase, whose protein sequence is MLSRPLHAELPLIQDADLDGKVVLVRFDHNVVKGGEIRDPYRIDRTIGTLFHIVERGGRPIMMTHVGRPKDKKTGTITCRPEESVEPIVRYLEQKLHTKLYVPKFPPDPVQGITGIDTSINLAVRELKERKIGGIYLPNSRWFLGEEAEGELRERFALQLAGLADIYVNDAFGSWQPHASTFDITRHLPSYAGFLLQQEITHLEGVMSPERPFLAVVAGSKYDTKIKPLTALYEKVDRLVLGGVIYNTYLCAKYRVRIKGVSDEDCALAQELVAKDRLQKKIVELPFVVESDTMDGRIEGRYRTISLHDFKAGDSYGYILDIDPRSFEEKTVADAIGTAKTIFVNAVMGYTPHFSSGSQALDNTIDLNRDAMKMYGGGDTLQEFKNLLPGLYLSVMDNASYYFFTGGGTVLTAIEHGSPYSLKPVQALIESKRK, encoded by the coding sequence ATGCTGAGCAGACCATTACACGCTGAATTGCCGTTGATCCAGGATGCCGATCTCGACGGGAAGGTCGTCCTTGTCCGGTTCGATCACAATGTCGTAAAGGGGGGAGAGATACGCGACCCCTATCGGATCGACCGTACCATCGGGACCCTCTTTCACATTGTCGAGCGCGGCGGCAGGCCCATCATGATGACCCATGTGGGCAGGCCGAAAGACAAAAAGACGGGAACGATAACCTGCAGACCCGAGGAGTCCGTCGAGCCCATCGTACGGTATCTTGAACAGAAGCTCCATACAAAATTGTATGTCCCGAAATTCCCCCCGGACCCGGTGCAAGGCATTACGGGGATCGACACGTCCATCAACCTTGCCGTCAGGGAGCTGAAAGAGCGGAAGATCGGGGGGATCTATCTTCCGAACTCGCGGTGGTTCCTCGGGGAAGAGGCCGAGGGAGAGCTCCGGGAGCGTTTCGCGCTCCAGCTTGCCGGCCTGGCCGATATCTACGTGAACGACGCGTTCGGTTCGTGGCAGCCCCATGCCTCCACGTTCGACATCACCCGGCACCTGCCGTCCTATGCCGGCTTCCTCCTTCAGCAGGAGATCACGCACCTTGAGGGGGTCATGAGTCCCGAGCGGCCCTTCCTCGCCGTGGTCGCGGGATCGAAATACGACACCAAGATCAAGCCGCTCACCGCCCTGTATGAAAAGGTGGACCGTCTCGTGCTCGGCGGCGTCATTTACAATACCTATCTCTGCGCAAAGTACCGGGTGCGGATTAAGGGCGTTTCGGATGAGGACTGCGCGCTCGCGCAGGAACTGGTTGCAAAGGACCGTCTCCAGAAAAAGATCGTCGAGCTTCCCTTTGTCGTGGAATCGGACACCATGGACGGAAGGATCGAAGGCAGGTACCGGACCATCTCGCTGCATGATTTCAAGGCCGGCGATTCGTACGGGTACATCCTTGACATCGACCCCCGGTCATTCGAGGAAAAGACCGTTGCCGACGCCATCGGCACGGCGAAGACGATCTTCGTGAATGCCGTCATGGGGTACACTCCGCACTTTTCCTCCGGTTCCCAGGCGCTCGACAACACCATAGACCTTAACCGCGATGCCATGAAAATGTACGGAGGCGGAGACACCCTTCAGGAATTCAAGAACCTCCTGCCGGGCCTCTATCTTTCGGTGATGGACAACGCGAGCTACTACTTCTTCACCGGCGGCGGCACAGTGCTCACGGCAATAGAGCATGGAAGTCCCTACAGCCTCAAGCCTGTTCAGGCATTGATCGAGTCGAAGAGGAAGTAA